TTGGTGCATTAAACTTGGTTGTTTTATCttgttgaaagcttctgcaGTTGTGCCACGATGTAGgctactgttgcaaattatacaccattgatttacacaactttgttttagggtagggatttcttcctctcgcccgccgccattgcatttttttgcacagcagcCACGGCTTGTTGTTTACGTCGGAGCACGTGcgtgtgcttgcagaacgttgtgattgacatcgcagcaagagtttataggtcaaccaacaaccaatgagaacgggttgttagtaatattaccataatgagctccgccctaaattttggcagttacaaaaccatcaaggcgctacttagaaAGTACTCATGATGTACCATACGTGTaccatacagatggtacatgtaatgtacaaacatacagtaggtatgtgtgtgtacatacgctgtacacgtattatatgcactgtgttatgtatggggtgcgctggcggaactcAGCGacggggactgggattttgcaggtcgcggctggctgtagcgccttgatcaaggctaacgGACACCATGCATAAGGTGATACTGACAAGTTTGAAATAATGGCTTTCGCCAACCTTTCATTATGTAGCACGCTTGAAAAATTCTATAAATTGATTAACTGTTCTATATCGTtctaatttaacatctattatgttcTATATCGAGTGCTTCCAGCTACCTGTCGGTCAGTTTGTGAGATACTTTGATTCAAAAACCATAACACCCATGACAGAGGGTGGCGAATAATCAAACGGTACATTCAGAATAGTGAACGCAAACACTGGTTTGTGTCAATGTTGCAGATTGTACCTGTGTATCCTGTCCGAGTGTTATGAGTTGCTGTGAGCGATGTCAATGCAACCGATGTCAGTTTCCTTCTGCGGTATATCAGAGTCACACACCCAGTCTCGATGGGGCGAATGTGCGTAAAGTGCGGCAGGGGTAGCGTGTGTCACACGGGCAGTGCTGACGAATCCCGTTGCCTTGcctttagaaagcacacaaagcaacGAAAACCTAATTTATTAGCTATATTATATTCGATCGATACAATTTCAAGAACACAAGattaaaattattacaaaacacatgacaacaaatcaatgaaagtaaatcataattattacacacatattgactggcaatgaggtaattgtacgtctacccccgagggactttgagtgaccagaagagggacctatttcccgaggctgaaggccaagggaaataggcacctcttctggtcactaacATGCCCgaggggggaatagacgtacactagtacCGAATTGtgtcggtcttaaatgtgaaataacaacaacacgtggaaaagaaaggatgttttgtagttgctgttcacggttcaagtcaagagagggcgctgtaaccgggcactattttcaaagagctagttcccgcaaaacacatgcGCCGATCACTAGACTAAGCTCATCCCACGAGACCGtgttcagccaaccagaatacagaaaaggcaagaggtgtgttataaaacattatatgaaTATGTTGACGTTCTTTTAAACTTACCAGACTTTTGAGCAGATATCATAACAGACTCCACATTAGCATTGAGACTAGATTTACAATCTCCTTTAATAGCAGAATCGTCTAGCCCTATCACTGCTGTCTTGGTTTTAACACCACTAAAATAAGCAGTAGCCGTACCAGCCGAGTCCGGTACTTGCCTATCGGTATTGTAGGTCTAGGGGACAGGAAATAGTCACAGACTGATTTTATGCGCCGTATTTTTGACCAGGTGGGCGCACTCAAtttagtgggtgcgttcgtttagcttccctgggtcgaccccgatctgcccggtacgttcgaatagctttgacggggctcatccgggtcagcccccatcCCCCCcaatgccctgcttgtggaatgggtcacttggggtgacctgaggtacatgccatcaccacgagagggtgagtgtgttcgttcgattagctcttgtcaggggttcacccgagtgagcaccacggggtcgacccagggaagcttatcagGCACACTAGCCTTGCTAAAGGCAGTCGcgttattcgctccgaaaagacgccgctgtaaacccacccgtataccctgtgcgtggtgcgtgcgactagaccgcatgacccacccgtatacacactgtcacatcgtacgactactgtgcacataagtcatccgcactcataccactaaccgcatgcggaggccgtcaggccgacagccttgtatgtcggtatactttgttttgctgttatggtttttcagcataattgtatgaggagttgtaataagatttgtttaaaaaaaatctcctCGAAAACCTAATAGTTACGAAAGCcctccagaaaaaaacaacGATGTTTAAATCTGTGATAACGGCTTGATTCGTCATAGTGGATTCACCAACGCCTCCCCTCCCATCcctacccccacccctccccgcgTAAATAGCGGATGGCGTATCAGCGTTATAAATCCTTAACGATTGAATGTGCATACAATCTAATTACATACACGTTTTGATGATTCCGTAATGATGGACTGTAAATTGTGATAACCAAATCAAAATAtcttggcgttttttttttagcactatTCGAAATAGTTGATCCTCAATGTACACGTTCTTAATAAATTGTAGGCCTCTCATTGACATGCTTGGAGTATTTATCAAATTACTGGGCCCTCGACTTCTTcaatgctatttatttattcaacaatcTTCTCCTGCATTTACagatatttgtttgttcataacaataagtaaaacaatgaaaaagggGAGTGGTACGAGGTCTTAAGCGTTTGTCTAAAATCAACAGTATCTTAGGCcccgttcccactggaccccgcgtTAATTTGGCCGTAAACAAAAGACTAAGCCGAAGGCAGGCCGGGTCCTTCATCTACGACCACGACCCCGCCAGTTTGAAACGAATGTTCAAG
The DNA window shown above is from Asterias amurensis chromosome 18, ASM3211899v1 and carries:
- the LOC139950942 gene encoding intestinal-type alkaline phosphatase 1-like, with the translated sequence MGGEALTYNTDRQVPDSAGTATAYFSGVKTKTAVIGLDDSAIKGDCKSSLNANVESVMISAQKSGKATGFVSTARVTHATPAALYAHSPHRDWVCDSDIPQKETDIGCIDIAHSNS